A window of the Lactuca sativa cultivar Salinas chromosome 7, Lsat_Salinas_v11, whole genome shotgun sequence genome harbors these coding sequences:
- the LOC111884652 gene encoding protein E6, with protein sequence MASITSFFFFFFLLLLTLSSTIHARESQFFAKISNNIPKEVQPLNTNQQDPNFIPQTQPDGGAYGLYGHESGQLPPSATANNFPLPANLPENYNPVAYTTPIHSSTQDFPDEFNGQVTGETGMYNSEKQEMGAKFASGGDMYNSGNQEMDTNGGNMYNSGNQEMGTNGGNMYNSGKQEMGSKFANGGDMYNYGKQEMGTNGGNMYNYQKQGMSDTRFMENGKYYYAPGGDGYKSVKPQFDDTRFVETEDGGNMYNSQEQGSEDMYNSEKQGFGETKYSGSTTNNANTYNMEKQGMSDTRFLENGKYYYDLNLEKNSRAFDSRNGYNTNGYNGNNYNSYDRYKYNSNSNSNGGYQNQEEFQYNQDNQFNP encoded by the coding sequence ATGGCTTCCatcacctccttcttcttcttcttcttcctccttctCCTCACTCTCTCCTCCACCATCCATGCAAGAGAAAGCCAATTCTTCGCCAAAATCTCTAACAACATCCCAAAAGAAGTACAACCCTTAAACACCAATCAACAAGATCCCAATTTCATCCCACAAACCCAACCAGACGGCGGCGCTTACGGCCTCTACGGCCATGAATCAGGCCAATTGCCACCTTCTGCCACCGCCAACAACTTCCCCCTCCCCGCCAACCTTCCGGAAAACTACAACCCGGTGGCTTACACCACCCCTATTCACAGCAGCACCCAAGACTTCCCTGACGAATTCAACGGCCAGGTCACCGGTGAAACCGGAATGTACAACTCTGAGAAGCAAGAAATGGGTGCAAAGTTTGCAAGTGGTGGCGATATGTACAACTCCGGGAATCAAGAAATGGATACAAACGGTGGCAATATGTACAACTCTGGGAATCAagaaatgggtacaaatggtggCAATATGTACAACTCTGGGAAGCAAGAGATGGGTTCAAAGTTTGCTAATGGTGGCGATATGTACAACTATGGGAAGCAAGAGATGGGTACAAATGGTGGCAATATGTACAACTATCAGAAGCAGGGGATGAGTGACACTAGGTTTATGGAGAATGGAAAGTACTACTATGCCCCCGGCGGCGATGGGTACAAGTCAGTGAAGCCTCAGTTTGATGATACTAGGTTTGTGGAGACGGAAGACGGCGGCAATATGTACAACTCCCAGGAGCAGGGAAGTGAGGATATGTACAACTCGGAGAAGCAAGGGTTTGGTGAGACAAAGTATAGTGGAAGTACAACTAACAATGCTAATACGTACAACATGGAGAAGCAAGGGATGAGTGATACAAGGTTCTTGGAGAATGGAAAGTACTATTATGACCTCAATCTTGAGAAGAACTCAAGAGCATTTGACTCAAGAAATGGGTACAACACAAATGGGTATAATGGGAACAATTATAATTCGTATGATAGGTACAAGtacaattccaattccaattccaatggTGGATATCAAAACCAAGAGGAGTTCCAATACAACCAAGACAATCAATTCAATCCTTga